The following proteins come from a genomic window of Pleurocapsa minor HA4230-MV1:
- a CDS encoding response regulator — translation MTTVLIVEDDPINLRVFSKILVKRGGLQVKGTEVVEEVLQFAQSGEIDAILMDVALANSSYQGKPVDGIKITQMLKANDKTANLPIILVTAHAMEGDRENFLKQSGADGYISKPVVDHEAFIHQIVSLINKT, via the coding sequence ATGACAACGGTTTTGATTGTAGAAGATGATCCCATCAATTTGCGCGTTTTCTCCAAAATACTCGTAAAAAGAGGCGGTTTGCAAGTCAAAGGGACAGAAGTTGTCGAAGAAGTCTTACAATTTGCCCAATCTGGAGAAATAGATGCAATTTTAATGGATGTTGCTCTAGCGAATAGTTCTTATCAGGGTAAACCAGTAGATGGCATCAAAATCACTCAAATGCTTAAGGCAAACGACAAAACTGCCAATTTACCCATAATTTTAGTGACGGCTCACGCCATGGAAGGCGATCGCGAAAACTTTCTCAAACAAAGTGGTGCAGACGGCTATATTTCTAAACCAGTAGTCGATCATGAAGCATTTATTCATCAAATCGTTTCTTTAATCAATAAAACATAA
- a CDS encoding glycosyltransferase family 4 protein, with protein sequence MPKIAINGTYIQEQGSGLGVVNQNLIAKLMNGDCLKDSLDKRQFDFQLYSQADYFKSQYPQQTIAVDPSLSPDRGLSGHIKRIFWYQTRLNQQLKRQQADLFFSPVAEGIFFPRIPQIVTVHDLIPLQYPELSPKWKYYYLYALPFLLKQSQGIICVSEYTKQDLVKNYRLNPDSINVVYNGYAQDLFYPQPDRAILQKYNLNKYLLYVGDMRFYKNLSRCLEAFDSLPFKDYQFVITGKKDNFFYPEIERQTAKLAAKERIIFLDYVPTAVLPSLYSMAQALVFASLYEGFGLPVLEAMACGCPVITSKVTSIPEIAGDSVLYVAPENVESIAQGMYQILTNTELKTNLIHQGLARAKLFSWDKTAKGVCRVFSDLAPNR encoded by the coding sequence ATGCCCAAAATAGCTATCAACGGCACTTATATTCAAGAACAAGGTAGTGGTTTGGGGGTAGTTAATCAAAACTTAATTGCTAAATTAATGAATGGTGATTGCCTAAAAGATTCACTCGACAAGCGCCAGTTTGATTTTCAGCTGTATTCTCAAGCAGATTACTTTAAATCTCAATATCCACAGCAGACTATTGCTGTAGATCCCTCATTATCCCCCGATCGCGGTTTGTCAGGACACATTAAGCGGATTTTCTGGTATCAAACCAGATTAAATCAACAGCTTAAACGTCAGCAAGCCGACTTATTTTTTTCTCCCGTAGCTGAAGGGATTTTTTTTCCTCGTATTCCGCAAATAGTTACTGTTCATGATTTAATCCCCCTCCAGTATCCCGAACTAAGTCCTAAGTGGAAGTATTATTATCTTTACGCTCTACCTTTTCTCCTAAAACAGTCTCAAGGCATTATCTGTGTTTCTGAATATACTAAGCAAGATCTGGTCAAAAACTATCGGCTGAATCCTGACTCGATTAACGTAGTTTACAATGGCTATGCTCAGGATTTATTTTATCCTCAACCCGATCGCGCAATTCTCCAGAAATACAACTTGAATAAATACCTGCTTTATGTGGGGGATATGCGCTTTTATAAAAATTTGAGTCGCTGTTTGGAAGCTTTTGACAGTTTACCCTTCAAAGATTATCAGTTTGTGATTACAGGAAAAAAAGACAATTTTTTCTATCCCGAAATTGAGCGTCAAACCGCTAAACTTGCTGCTAAAGAGCGGATTATCTTCCTCGATTATGTCCCAACCGCTGTTCTTCCTAGCCTATATTCAATGGCTCAAGCATTAGTTTTTGCCTCACTGTATGAAGGGTTTGGACTACCTGTATTAGAGGCAATGGCTTGTGGTTGTCCTGTGATTACCTCTAAAGTGACATCTATTCCTGAAATCGCGGGAGATAGCGTATTGTATGTCGCTCCTGAGAATGTGGAGAGTATTGCTCAGGGAATGTATCAAATATTAACTAATACGGAATTAAAAACTAATCTGATCCACCAGGGATTAGCCAGAGCCAAGCTTTTTAGTTGGGATAAGACAGCAAAAGGCGTTTGTCGGGTATTCTCAGATCTTGCACCTAACCGGTAA
- a CDS encoding SRPBCC family protein yields MTDWLEHTVQIEVPVTIQLAWSLWSDLEQMTIWMKWIESVKILEENPELSRWKLASGGFNFSWLSRIVQIVPEQIIEWQSVDGLPNKGAIRFYDRKDSCIVKMSFAYAVPGIIGKLMDSLIGDVVESTVMADLERFKEYAIMKRDEGIADLKYETEK; encoded by the coding sequence ATGACTGATTGGCTTGAACATACCGTCCAAATTGAAGTCCCCGTAACTATACAATTAGCCTGGAGTTTATGGTCAGATCTCGAACAGATGACAATCTGGATGAAATGGATCGAGTCGGTCAAAATCTTAGAAGAAAACCCCGAACTATCGCGCTGGAAACTAGCTAGTGGAGGTTTTAACTTTTCTTGGCTGTCTCGTATTGTTCAGATTGTTCCTGAGCAAATAATCGAATGGCAATCTGTAGATGGTCTACCTAACAAAGGTGCAATTCGCTTTTACGATCGCAAAGATAGTTGTATTGTTAAAATGTCTTTTGCCTATGCTGTTCCTGGGATTATTGGCAAGCTGATGGATAGTTTAATCGGCGATGTAGTGGAGTCTACAGTGATGGCCGATCTGGAACGATTTAAAGAATATGCAATTATGAAAAGAGACGAAGGCATTGCTGATTTGAAGTATGAAACCGAAAAGTAA
- the zds gene encoding 9,9'-di-cis-zeta-carotene desaturase, producing MRVAIVGAGLAGMATAIDLVDAGAEVEIFEARPFVGGKVGSWIDKDGNHLEMGLHVFFGCYYNLFGLMAKVGAIDNLRLKQHTHTFVNEGGKIGELDFRFLTGAPFNGLKAFFTTSQLSTVDKAANSLALGTSPIVRALIDPEGAMKTIRNLDSISFADWFRSHGGNNGSLRKMWDPIAYALGFIDTENISARCMLTIFQFFATKTEASVLRMLEGSPSEYLHKPIVDYLETRGTKIHTRHRVKEILFEDSGEITKVTGIVVSNGETTETIRADAYVCACDVPGIKKVLPQAWRKWPEFDNIYKLDAVPVATVQLRFDGWVTELNDAQNRQQLQQAVGIDNLLYTPDADFSCFADLALTSPADYYKPGEGSLLQLVLTPGDPFIKEKNEDIAHQILAQVHKLFPSARELNMTWYSVVKLAESLYREAPGMDPYRPPQQTPIDNFFLAGSYTQQDYIDSMEGATMSGKQAAKAILAHAEQLKAVAV from the coding sequence ATGCGCGTAGCAATTGTTGGTGCAGGATTAGCAGGCATGGCAACAGCTATTGATTTAGTTGATGCGGGTGCTGAAGTAGAAATATTTGAAGCTCGTCCGTTTGTGGGCGGGAAAGTCGGTAGCTGGATCGACAAAGACGGCAATCATTTAGAAATGGGGCTGCACGTCTTTTTTGGCTGCTATTATAATTTATTTGGTTTAATGGCCAAGGTCGGTGCGATCGATAATCTACGTCTCAAGCAGCACACTCATACTTTTGTGAATGAAGGAGGGAAAATTGGCGAACTAGATTTTCGCTTTCTGACTGGAGCGCCTTTTAACGGTCTCAAGGCTTTTTTCACTACCTCGCAACTCTCCACAGTTGATAAGGCAGCTAACTCTCTAGCTTTAGGTACAAGTCCCATTGTCAGAGCTTTAATTGACCCAGAAGGGGCAATGAAAACAATTCGCAATCTCGATTCGATTAGCTTTGCTGACTGGTTTCGCAGTCATGGGGGTAATAACGGCAGCTTGAGAAAGATGTGGGATCCGATTGCCTATGCTTTGGGCTTTATTGATACAGAGAATATCTCTGCTCGCTGTATGTTAACCATTTTTCAGTTTTTCGCTACCAAAACTGAAGCCTCTGTTTTAAGAATGTTAGAAGGCTCTCCTAGTGAGTATCTTCACAAGCCAATTGTCGATTATCTAGAAACGCGAGGTACAAAAATTCATACTCGTCATCGAGTTAAAGAAATCTTGTTTGAAGATTCGGGCGAGATCACGAAAGTTACAGGAATTGTCGTGAGCAATGGCGAAACCACCGAAACTATCCGAGCAGATGCTTATGTCTGTGCCTGTGACGTTCCTGGCATTAAAAAAGTCCTTCCTCAAGCTTGGCGTAAATGGCCAGAATTCGATAACATCTACAAGCTGGATGCCGTTCCCGTTGCCACAGTGCAGTTGCGCTTCGATGGTTGGGTAACAGAATTAAATGATGCGCAAAATCGCCAGCAATTACAACAGGCAGTAGGAATCGATAATCTACTCTATACTCCTGATGCGGACTTTTCCTGTTTTGCCGATTTAGCTTTAACCAGTCCAGCAGATTACTATAAACCAGGGGAAGGTTCACTACTCCAGTTAGTCTTAACCCCAGGAGATCCTTTTATTAAGGAAAAGAACGAAGATATTGCTCATCAAATACTGGCGCAGGTACACAAGCTATTTCCTTCTGCTAGAGAATTAAACATGACTTGGTACAGCGTAGTTAAGCTAGCAGAATCTCTCTATCGAGAAGCGCCAGGAATGGATCCCTATCGTCCGCCTCAGCAAACTCCTATAGATAATTTCTTCTTGGCTGGGAGCTATACTCAGCAAGATTATATCGACAGTATGGAAGGTGCTACTATGTCGGGAAAACAGGCTGCCAAAGCAATATTAGCCCATGCTGAACAGTTAAAAGCGGTGGCTGTATAG
- a CDS encoding anion permease has product MVWCSCLMHRRSCLPPDDLNTEEMTPKTIYLSKCLFNQSAYFWQRKTFLVPVLIAIAGIIVSLPDSLPIQGRLALFIFLVATIFWSITSINAAYVAVGSAIMLVLTGAISQEQFFASMGSDVVWLMIGAFILGYAVKETGLAARLTHMVVAKANNVANLFWLLTTVLIPLSFLIPSTSGRAAVTYPVFRSITGAIADKQIRRTLCLLMPTIILVSTIVSLTGAGSHLVANDLLEQIAQQEISFGQWVLYGLPFGVVASYISCWVISRMFLNQKQLQQPLSLPQLPAQSLSLKERQTLGISLLMLIFWLTEAWHGLEIATVTMMGAVLLTMPKFGVIQWKNSVKAVAWNLIMFVAATLVLGRSLIQSGASKWIFDHIFHWSDVRSTQSSLIIFVLLAIISLTSHIYMTSHTARAAALVPPLLYLASSLNLNPVAVMFLSTLGMDYCLTFPVSSKALLVYQELDEGGFKPKDLLRLSSVLIVIHLVLMVLFYYTWWRWVGLSL; this is encoded by the coding sequence ATGGTGTGGTGTAGCTGCCTTATGCATAGGCGATCATGCCTACCACCAGATGACTTAAATACTGAGGAAATGACCCCAAAAACTATATATCTAAGCAAATGTTTATTCAATCAATCAGCCTATTTCTGGCAGCGAAAAACTTTTTTAGTGCCTGTCTTAATTGCCATAGCGGGGATTATTGTCAGCTTGCCTGATAGTTTACCAATTCAGGGACGTTTAGCCTTATTTATTTTTTTAGTGGCGACCATTTTTTGGTCAATTACCAGCATCAATGCAGCTTACGTTGCTGTGGGTTCAGCAATCATGCTGGTCTTAACAGGGGCAATATCCCAGGAACAGTTTTTTGCTTCCATGGGTTCAGATGTAGTTTGGTTAATGATTGGGGCGTTTATTTTGGGCTATGCGGTTAAAGAGACTGGTTTAGCAGCCAGGTTAACCCACATGGTAGTAGCCAAAGCTAATAATGTTGCTAATCTTTTTTGGTTATTAACAACAGTCCTGATTCCTCTTTCTTTCCTAATTCCCTCAACTTCTGGTCGGGCGGCTGTAACCTATCCTGTCTTTCGTAGTATTACGGGGGCGATCGCCGACAAGCAAATTAGACGCACTCTCTGTTTATTGATGCCTACCATTATTTTGGTTTCTACCATTGTTTCTTTAACAGGTGCAGGTTCTCATTTAGTTGCTAACGATCTTTTAGAACAGATTGCCCAACAGGAAATTTCTTTTGGTCAGTGGGTGCTTTATGGTTTGCCTTTTGGGGTAGTTGCTAGTTATATCTCTTGCTGGGTTATTTCGCGGATGTTTTTGAATCAAAAACAGTTACAGCAGCCATTGAGCCTACCACAATTACCAGCGCAATCTTTGTCGCTCAAAGAACGCCAAACCCTTGGCATTTCGTTACTGATGCTGATTTTTTGGTTAACAGAAGCTTGGCATGGACTAGAAATTGCCACCGTCACCATGATGGGAGCAGTATTACTGACAATGCCTAAATTTGGGGTAATTCAATGGAAGAACAGTGTTAAAGCTGTTGCTTGGAATTTGATTATGTTCGTCGCAGCTACTTTAGTTTTGGGACGTTCTCTAATTCAGTCTGGTGCATCTAAGTGGATTTTCGATCACATTTTTCACTGGAGTGACGTTCGTAGTACCCAATCTAGTTTGATTATTTTTGTCTTGCTGGCAATTATTTCTCTCACCTCTCATATTTATATGACTTCTCACACAGCTAGGGCAGCAGCTTTAGTGCCTCCTTTGCTTTATCTTGCTAGCAGTTTAAACCTTAATCCAGTAGCAGTGATGTTTCTCAGTACTTTAGGGATGGATTATTGTTTAACTTTTCCTGTCAGTTCTAAAGCTTTGCTGGTTTATCAAGAGTTAGATGAAGGCGGTTTTAAACCCAAAGATTTGCTTCGTCTCAGTTCGGTGCTGATTGTAATTCATCTCGTCCTAATGGTCTTGTTTTATTACACCTGGTGGCGATGGGTGGGGTTGTCGCTTTGA
- a CDS encoding glycerate kinase has translation MTLNILIAPSGFKESIDAEQVADCIAKGIVRALPDVRILKVPLVDGGEGFTKTLVAATGGTIHHLEVTGPVGEKVTAHFGFLGKTKVKTAVLEMAAAAGLRLVPSDLRNPLITTTYGVGELIKAALDAGAERILVGCGDSGTNDGGAGMAQALGVKLLDEHGKELGLGCSELIKLRQIDIDQRDPRLDRVQIDVACNWHNVLCGFQGVARVFGPQKGASPAIVEQMELALEHYASAIATHLNIDVREMSGSGASGALGTGLHALIGARLYPRYEIVMQYLELDKLIPEVDLVITAEGCIDYQTPRGKIPAEVAKRAKLYGLPVIALVGTIGEGADLNLHHGIDHYTSILSHPCQLNEAIAQTATLLTNTAEQIARLLLVGKQIRRATFAGW, from the coding sequence ATGACACTTAATATTTTAATTGCTCCCTCTGGATTTAAAGAAAGTATCGATGCCGAACAAGTTGCCGATTGTATTGCCAAAGGCATTGTCAGAGCTTTACCTGATGTCCGAATCCTCAAAGTACCTTTGGTAGATGGTGGAGAAGGCTTTACCAAAACCTTAGTTGCAGCTACGGGAGGGACGATACATCATCTGGAAGTAACTGGCCCTGTTGGCGAAAAAGTCACCGCTCATTTTGGCTTTCTGGGCAAAACTAAAGTTAAAACTGCGGTTTTAGAAATGGCAGCAGCAGCAGGCTTACGTCTTGTGCCTTCAGATTTGCGCAATCCTTTAATAACGACTACTTACGGTGTTGGCGAATTAATTAAAGCTGCTTTAGATGCTGGTGCGGAGAGAATTTTAGTTGGTTGTGGCGACTCTGGTACTAATGATGGTGGTGCAGGAATGGCACAAGCCTTGGGAGTAAAATTATTAGATGAACATGGCAAAGAATTAGGTTTAGGTTGCAGTGAATTAATTAAACTCAGACAAATTGACATTGACCAAAGAGATCCACGTCTCGATCGAGTACAAATTGATGTCGCTTGCAATTGGCATAATGTCTTGTGCGGATTTCAGGGAGTAGCAAGAGTCTTTGGCCCACAAAAAGGTGCATCTCCCGCAATTGTCGAACAGATGGAGTTAGCATTGGAACATTACGCTAGCGCGATCGCAACTCATTTAAATATCGATGTCAGAGAAATGTCTGGGAGTGGTGCATCTGGTGCTTTAGGAACTGGTTTACATGCTCTCATTGGAGCTAGATTATACCCCCGTTACGAAATTGTCATGCAATATTTAGAGTTGGATAAATTAATCCCAGAAGTCGATTTAGTGATTACTGCTGAAGGGTGTATCGATTATCAAACACCACGGGGTAAAATTCCTGCCGAAGTTGCCAAGCGAGCTAAACTTTATGGACTGCCTGTAATTGCTTTAGTAGGGACAATTGGCGAAGGTGCAGATCTGAATTTACACCACGGCATCGATCACTATACAAGTATTTTGAGCCATCCTTGTCAACTTAATGAAGCGATCGCTCAGACGGCAACTCTCCTAACCAATACTGCCGAACAAATTGCCCGTTTGCTTTTGGTAGGAAAACAAATTCGTCGTGCGACTTTCGCTGGATGGTAA